The stretch of DNA TTGCACCAAGCGGTCGAGCTCGTCGCCGATACACAAGACGCTGACACCCTCACCGAAGTGTTCTGGGCCGCGCTGCATGGACTGGTCACCCTCAGCCGGACCGGCAGACTACGCGCTGACCACGAGTCGGAGCGTCTGCAAGCGCTCGTCACGCAGTTCACCAATTGAGATTGGCTGTGCCGCAACAGCGCGCATTCCAGACGCTTCGATATTGAAGCATTACGATGACGGCATGGCCGACGGCCTCAAGCCTGCCCAGATGCGCACCTACTTCGCCCTGACCGAGGCGGCGAGCCTGCTGCAGTATGCCGTTCAAGAGCAGTTGCAAGCCGAGGGCGGGCTCAGTTACGTGCAGTTCGAGGTCCTGGCCAAATTGGTCGACGCCGACCGGCCGCTCACGATGACTGAACTGGCCGACGGTGTGGTGTACAGCCGCAGCGGGCTGACCCATCAGGCCGGAATACTTGAAAAAGCAGGGCTCATCGTCCGCGAAGTCAGCACCCACGACAAGCGCTCCACCGTCGTCGCCATCACCAAGGCGGGCCGTGCGCGCGTTGCGAAGGTCCTACCCGGCCACATCGAGGTCGTACGTGACCTCCTGTACGGCTCCCTTACCGAGCAGGACGTGGACACCCTCGGCGACATCATGAGCCGCGTCCGCGACCACATGCGTGGTCGGCCACCACGCTCGGCCGCGCCCAGGAGCCGAAACGCGGGCTAGATCCAGACGCCCTTACCCACTGCGACCACTCCCCCTGAGCTGATTGCAAACCGTTCGCGGTCCTTCTCCAGATCCACGCCGACCATCTCGCCGGGCCCCACGACCACGTTCTTGTCGAGGATCGCGTGGCGCACCACCGCGCCGCGCCCGATGCGCGTGCCGGGCATGATCACACTGCCCTCGACGATCGCACCGTCGTCGACCACCACATTGGACGACAACACCGAATTGCGAACGGACGCAGCCGAAATGATGCTGCCCGCGCCCACCACCGACTCCTGCGCCGAGCCGCCGTTGACGAATTTGGCCGGCGCCAGCATCTCGGCTTCAC from Mycobacterium sp. JS623 encodes:
- a CDS encoding MarR family winged helix-turn-helix transcriptional regulator, whose product is MADGLKPAQMRTYFALTEAASLLQYAVQEQLQAEGGLSYVQFEVLAKLVDADRPLTMTELADGVVYSRSGLTHQAGILEKAGLIVREVSTHDKRSTVVAITKAGRARVAKVLPGHIEVVRDLLYGSLTEQDVDTLGDIMSRVRDHMRGRPPRSAAPRSRNAG